In a genomic window of Brettanomyces nanus chromosome 1, complete sequence:
- a CDS encoding uncharacterized protein (BUSCO:EOG09343PC2): MSTTSSPTTTSDKETQAKILSQVEFYFSDSNLLNDRFLFTTQQANDGWVPISVLSQFQRMKKYRPIELIVEALRSSDDFLEVSEDGEMVRRKIPLPTDQNQVQLNIAKRSVVADPFPIEASLDQLLDFFNKIAPINQVRMKRKNKEFTGSVIVEFKKEEDAVKLVEAELKPKFGDKELKIISKVAYDESKAQSFGQRRGGKGRGKKGRNHKHDDRKRDESPKREEKKDSSYREREDKEPKEEAKEKSKDESKDESKDESKEEAKEESKEESKEESKETSASDKK; encoded by the coding sequence ATGAGTACAACTTCCAGTCCTACAACTACGTCTGACAAAGAGACTCAGGCTAAGATATTAAGCCAAGTTGAATTTTACTTTTCGGACTCGAACTTGTTGAATGATCGATTCTTGTTCACTACCCAGCAAGCTAATGACGGCTGGGTCCCGATTTCTGTGCTTTCTCAATTCcagagaatgaagaaataTAGACCTATAGAACTTATTGTGGAGGCTTTGCGTTCGTCCGATGATTTCTTGGAAGTTAGCGAGGATGGTGAAATGGttagaagaaagattccACTTCCAACGGACCAGAACCAAGTTCAACTCAACATTGCCAAGCGATCCGTTGTGGCCGATCCATTTCCTATTGAGGCTAGTTTGGATCAACTTTTGgactttttcaacaagattGCACCTATCAATCAAGTTagaatgaagagaaaaaacaaagaatTTACCGGATCTGTTATTGTAGAGTTCAAAAAGGAGGAGGATGCTGTCAAGCTAGTGGAAGCAGAACTAAAACCGAAGTTTGGAGAtaaggagttgaagatcATAAGCAAAGTTGCTTACGATGAGTCCAAAGCACAGAGCTTCGGCCAAAGAAGAGGTGGTAAAGGTAGAGGAAAAAAGGGTAGAAATCATAAGCATGATGATAGAAAGAGAGACGAGTCTCCAAAGagagaggagaagaaagattcGTCCtacagagaaagagaggatAAGGAGCCTAAAGAGGAGGCCAAGGAGAAGTCTAAGGATGAGTCTAAGGATGAGTCTAAGGATGAGTCCAAGGAGGAGGCCAAGGAGGAGTCTAAGGAGGAGTCTAAGGAGGAGTCTAAGGAGACTTCTGCATCTGACAAAAAGTAA
- a CDS encoding uncharacterized protein (BUSCO:EOG09340IRJ): MSACEQKGQESKTEAEARDIEDDDLESDELRSAYSYYTDLLDESIKLPNVIQLMVIFFIANMMFIYYTQKIDQDNGESDPMWPFIYGGLAVITALVEVIMLCIISYRNYKAKVNGAEDEEEKKAISKPQLPEFSLIYSIFVPLTVTLMYFPSKMPVIIACIVQVPYMNPIVRILVSYVAMYQIGSGPYTITFYEMLSTPIVFASSYTLLEHFIASSLSVTERSMFSYLVVALLVFADESTCDISLVIFQKLVLAFGISLALTSCLVGFYKSRQQGTLLKKVTLLLIYVVFIGSGFTLSYRFLKPILGKAPWFWIAEYIAQDAVKSTIFKAWITSSVVLVPSILYLAKKIPFGFRRKIWHFVTLTALGYPITVEPQLTSLALVGLFCIFAIVELIRANNLPPFGGFIRKILIPFQDRKDTEGAYVLSYLFLVLGVALPLWLSNCTGTQGSVIGLVVLGLGDSFASLIGKSMGQLYWPEASKTIEGSFFFFFFTAFALYTYQNVGENSYDNYSLLLTPVITAILEGNMSMNDNVVVPVIGLICLDLIQQVRY, encoded by the exons ATGT CAGCTTGT GAGCAGAAAGGACAAGAGAGTAAGACAGAAGCTGAGGCACGTGACATTGAGGATGACGATcttgaaagtgatgaatTGCGTTCCGCTTATTCTTATTATACGGATCTACTTGATGAATCAATCAAACTTCCCAATGTTATTCAACTTATGGTGATTTTTTTCATTGCCAATATGATGTTTATATACTACACTCAGAAGATAGATCAAGACAACGGAGAATCTGATCCTATGTGGCCTTTTATATATGGAGGATTGGCTGTTATTACGGCTTTAGTCGAAGTCATTATGCTCTGTATCATTTCTTATAGAAATTATAAGGCAAAAGTGAACGGGgctgaggatgaagaggagaagaaagctatTTCAAAGCCTCAGCTTCCTGAATTCAGTCTCATATACTCTATTTTCGTTCCATTGACTGTCACTTTGATGTATTTTCCATCCAAAATGCCGGTCATTATTGCTTGTATTGTTCAGGTGCCTTATATGAATCCTATCGTTAGAATCTTGGTTTCTTACGTCGCCATGTACCAAATTGGTTCTGGTCCTTACACGATTACTTTTTATGAGATGCTCAGTACCCCCATTGTGTTCGCATCTTCGTATACTTTGCTAGAACATTTCATCGCCTCGTCCCTTTCTGTTACTGAGAGAAGCATGTTTTCATATCTAGTCGTTGCTTTATTAGTATTTGCCGATGAGTCTACCTGTGATATATCGCTTGTCATCTTCCAGAAGCTTGTTCTGGCATTTGGTATTAGTTTGGCATTGACTTCTTGTCTTGTTGGTTTCTATAAATCTCGTCAGCAAGGCACTTTGCTAAAGAAAGTGACCCTTTTACTCATTTACGTTGTTTTTATTGGAAGCGGTTTCACGCTTTCCTATAGATTCCTCAAGCCAATATTAGGCAAAGCCCCTTGGTTTTGGATAGCTGAATATATTGCTCAGGATGCTGTCAAGTCGACAATTTTCAAAGCGTGGATCACTTCCTCGGTGGTGTTGGTTCCCTCCATTCTTTATCTGGCTAAAAAGATTCCATTTGGctttagaagaaaaatCTGGCATTTTGTCACTTTGACTGCCTTGGGATATCCAATAACAGTGGAGCCTCAACTAACATCGCTTGCTCTTGTGGGCTTGTTCTGTATTTTCGCTATTGTGGAGCTCATCAGAGCCAACAATCTTCCTCCATTTGGAGGTTTCATCCGCAAGATCTTAATTCCTTTTCAGGATAGAAAAGATACTGAAGGTGCGTACGTTCTTTCTTATTTATTTTTGGTTCTAGGTGTTGCTTTACCTCTTTGGCTCTCAAATTGTACCGGTACTCAAGGTTCTGTCATTGGATTGGTGGTGCTAGGATTGGGAGATTCGTTTGCCTCTCTTATAGGAAAGTCTATGGGACAATTGTACTGGCCAGAAGCTTCGAAGACCATTGAaggttctttcttctttttcttcttcacagCATTCGCCTTATACACTTACCAGAACGTGGGTGAGAATTCTTATGATAActattctcttctcctcacACCTGTTATTACCGCTATCTTGGAGGGCAATATGAGCATGAATGATAACGTTGTGGTTCCTGTGATAGGTTTAATTTGCTTGGATTTGATTCAACAAGTTAGATATTAA
- a CDS encoding uncharacterized protein (EggNog:ENOG41): MTSTLLLRRADSDSKCNKKNSSSQYCETGQNTSALVISLAVVIPVVVIGIIVGFFTWKAYRRNKKEALEDDDPDFNGDNIVLPDIAKGGDLDDTGRYRYPPTATNSSIQLPQPAAENPFNDPTNRSPGSNISHNNNSNTSRTGPFPPSSYYRNASQMSLAHSFHNPVDSIVIPFAEETGSKRSLEDLSRQLGGDYGGYRLSERKLNSEGAPTLPFSRRSSSIASNSSKCLTTASYEQDPHHETHLNTTQAQKHDTFNEDLSRPEKVHAKQPLQISTVKSQFQSYSDPRDNSNGEHDKLSHSSLEDKPVSATELSDKGHCSDATSSDVDRSNGTHSMSQMTYQTPSESISRIPSREYSLSGKLAQTEVEMPATVEDASVWEHSEHENTKGLAFDRSSGNSVIQPDGDEDKTIGLKVKLEPKVESVLPENADLPDLSAAADKYDEAVSPEEEEQIRRMKSVYKVYFSRDNSVRSKSSRSDKQRFEVNDEEAPPLPDMPNVGNQLQQNEKYLQDTTSKPMLSVDTINNPDKEANRMSTASYSSSVYVPTADPNPNEGYYPHQQIQFMMDQQQQQQQRQMQARMTRQRYGQAVPPPQAQQLQRQPSEVPIKVRTRNLEQLPSPHQFSNRKSTLDTFTEFDRKRSLPRATTVGSSPSLTPNLEQVQWNQAPANPSPHHIDESMMIHGPVEIAASKHYMPKGSLEDQVRKLSSSASINQSLPSPSLHHNAFSPMSGSQAPQGQEGLIPHSGADLRRQMGKLNL, translated from the coding sequence ATGACTTCGACTTTATTATTAAGACGAGCTGATAGTGATAGCAAAtgcaataaaaaaaattcaagCAGTCAGTACTGTGAGACGGGTCAAAACACGTCTGCTTTGGTCATCTCTTTGGCTGTTGTCATTCCTGTGGTAGTTATTGGAATAATTGTCGGATTCTTTACTTGGAAAGCATACAGGAGAAATAAGAAGGAGGCACTGGAAGACGACGATCCCGATTTCAACGGTGACAATATAGTACTTCCCGACATTGCCAAAGGTGGAGATCTTGATGATACTGGCAGATACCGTTATCCACCCACTGCCACGAATAGCAGCATTCAGTTACCTCAACCAGCTGCCGAGAATCCTTTCAATGATCCAACTAATCGTTCTCCTGGCTCCAACATTAgccacaacaacaactCGAACACTTCCAGAACCGGCCCTTTCCCCCCCTCATCATACTATAGAAATGCATCCCAAATGAGCCTTGCACATTCGTTCCATAACCCTGTTGATTCAATTGTTATTCCCTTTGCAGAAGAGACGGGTTCCAAACGTTCTCTAGAAGACCTATCCAGGCAGTTGGGTGGTGATTATGGCGGATATAGGTTATCTGAGCGTAAGCTCAATAGCGAAGGTGCACCTACTCTTCcgttttcaagaagatcctCTTCTATTgcctcaaattcttctAAATGCTTAACCACCGCCAGTTACGAGCAGGATCCTCATCATGAAACTCATCTTAATACCACACAGGCTCAGAAGCACGATACTTTTAATGAAGACCTATCTCGCCCTGAGAAGGTTCATGCCAAACAGCCTCTTCAAATCAGCACGGTGAAGAGTCAATTTCAATCTTATTCTGATCCCCGAGACAACTCCAACGGGGAGCATGATAAACTATCTCactcttctttggaggatAAGCCTGTTTCGGCAACTGAGCTGTCTGATAAGGGTCACTGTTCAGATGCTACAAGCAGTGACGTGGACAGATCAAACGGTACTCATTCGATGTCTCAAATGACCTATCAGACTCCAAGTGAATCTATATCACGTATACCTTCTCGGGAGTATTCATTGAGCGGAAAACTCGCTCAAACGGAGGTAGAAATGCCAGCGACTGTTGAAGACGCCTCAGTTTGGGAACATTCAGAGCATGAAAATACTAAAGGGCTTGCCTTTGATCGTTCTAGTGGAAATTCCGTGATCCAGCCAGATGgggatgaagataaaacTATTGGGCTGAAAGTTAAACTGGAACCAAAGGTAGAGTCGGTATTGCCAGAGAATGCCGATTTGCCAGATCtttcagcagcagcagacAAGTATGACGAGGCTGTGAGTcctgaggaagaggagcaGATTAGACGAATGAAGTCTGTATACAAAGTCTACTTCTCTAGGGATAATTCGGTTCGCTCGAAAAGCTCAAGAAGCGATAAGCAAAGATTCGAAGTGAACGACGAGGAAGCCCCACCTCTTCCGGATATGCCAAATGTTGGTAATCAGTTGCAACAGAACGAGAAATATCTACAGGATACAACATCTAAGCCAATGCTAAGCGTTGACACAATCAACAATCCGGATAAAGAAGCTAACCGTATGAGTACTGCCAGTTACAGTTCATCGGTTTATGTGCCTACAGCAGATCCTAATCCGAACGAAGGTTattatcctcatcaacagaTTCAGTTTATGATGGaccagcaacagcaacagcaacagagACAGATGCAAGCGCGAATGACTAGACAAAGGTACGGCCAAGCTGTTCCACCACCGCAAGCCCAGCAGCTACAAAGACAGCCATCTGAAGTTCCTATCAAAGTGCGAACTAGAAATCTTGAACAGTTACCATCACCACATCAGTTTTCGAATAGAAAATCGACCCTAGATACATTTACAGAGTTTGATCGAAAGCGGAGTTTACCAAGGGCCACCACTGTGGGGTCATCACCTAGTCTGACACCAAATTTGGAGCAAGTTCAATGGAATCAGGCACCTGCGAATCCATCTCCTCATCATATTGATGAatcgatgatgattcaCGGTCCTGTAGAGATCGCTGCCAGTAAACATTACATGCCGAAGGGTAGCTTAGAGGACCAGGTGAGAAAGCTGTCTTCATCTGCATCGATCAACCAGTCTCTACCGTCCCCCTCTCTTCACCACAATGCATTTTCTCCAATGAGCGGGTCACAGGCTCCTCAGGGACAAGAAGGCTTGATTCCACACTCGGGAGCTGATCTACGTAGACAGATGGGCAAGTTGAACTTGTAA
- a CDS encoding uncharacterized protein (BUSCO:EOG09343FB0) → MSMEYTKERAEELLSKAKNVNDIVGKLGGGKTRLVCVSKLKPASDIKALYDAGYRHFGENYVQELTEKAKSLPKDINWHFIGGLQTNKTKDLAKNVDNLYAVETIDTEKKARKLNSTRENVSKPIINIFIQVNTSGEEQKSGISPEDCEKLAKVILDECPKLHLQGVMTIGSIVESKSGGINHDFIKLAEVRKLLQENLKVELEMSMGMSSDFEEAIKQGSTEVRVGSTIFGVRPPRNGH, encoded by the coding sequence ATGAGCATGGAATatacaaaagaaagagctgAAGAGCTTCTCAGCAAGGCCAAAAATGTGAATGATATAGTTGGTAAACTTGGGGGAGGAAAGACAAGATTGGTGTGTGTTTCAAAGTTGAAACCAGCAAGTGACATCAAAGCTTTATATGATGCAGGCTATAGACATTTTGGAGAAAACTACGTTCAAGAATTGACAGAAAAGGCAAAAAGTTTACCTAAAGATATCAACTGGCACTTCATTGGAGGTTTACAAACCAATAAGACGAAAGATCTTGCCAAAAACGTTGATAATTTGTATGCTGTGGAGACCATTGATACTGAGAAGAAGGCCAGAAAGTTAAATTCGACCCGTGAAAACGTTTCCAAACCGATTATtaacatcttcattcaGGTGAACACATCCggagaagaacagaaatcTGGAATTTCACCCGAGGATTGTGAAAAGTTGGCCAAAGTTATCTTGGATGAATGTCCAAAGTTGCATCTTCAGGGAGTGATGACGATCGGTTCGATAGTGGAATCAAAATCCGGCGGCATCAACCATGATTTTATCAAGTTGGCAGAGGTGAGGAAGCTGTTACAAGAGAATTTGAAAGTGGAATTAGAAATGAGTATGGGAATGAGTAGTGATTTTGAGGAGGCAATTAAGCAGGGATCGACTGAAGTGAGAGTCGGATCAACGATATTTGGAGTCAGACCTCCTCGAAACGGACATTGA